In Odontesthes bonariensis isolate fOdoBon6 chromosome 22, fOdoBon6.hap1, whole genome shotgun sequence, one genomic interval encodes:
- the LOC142373025 gene encoding lipocalin-like: MRTSFAMVMMCVMMIHADVKPQRDFSLQKFAGKWYRVGLAYDHPAFARDRDQLRASMGIITPLPNGNVNLTMWEASRAGRLIEMYQYDKTNVPGQFTYFSTRDNMVKDITVVDTNYTDYALVLKHKVFNREYTQVALYGRSQRVRNDILQKFKTFALSRGFPSESIVTPPPADPVFGAQLTVTPITNLSTSCNLTATCTAQDSNITATIECNEQNCFLVKDPSLEITSNSASLDVYLQEHHIICNHSNQVSWELQKTKIEHYCETKSEIIPSSSAATTATSIGIGAGAACLLLL; encoded by the exons ATGAGGACCTCTTTTGCCATGGTGATGATGTGCGTGATGATGATACATGCTGATGTGAAGCCACAGAGAGATTTCAGCCTGCAGAAG tttgCGGGAAAATGGTACCGTGTGGGCCTGGCCTATGACCATCCAGCTTTCGCACGCGACAGAGACCAACTGAGGGCCTCAATGGGCATCATTACACCCCTGCCCAACGGCAACGTCAACCTCACTATGTGGGAAGCCTC ACGTGCAGGCCGTCTGATTGAAATGTACCAGTATGACAAGACCAACGTACCTGGACAGTTCACCTACTTTAGCACAC GCGACAACATGGTGAAGGACATCACAGTGGTGGACACAAACTACACTGACTATGCTCTGGTTCTCAAGCACAAGGTTTTTAACAGAGAGTACACCCAGGTGGCACTTTATG GTCGCTCTCAGAGAGTCCGGAATGACATCCTGCAGAAGTTTAAAACCTTTGCTCTGTCCCGTGGTTTCCCCAGCGAGTCCATTGTGACTCCACCTCCAGCAG ATCCAGTCTTTGGAGCTCAGCTGACAGTGACCCCCATCACCAACCTCTCCACCTCCTGTAACCTCACTGCGACCTGCACAGCACAGGACTCAAATATCACTGCAACTATTGAATGTAACGAACAAAACTGCTTTCTGGTGAAAGACCCAAGCTTGGAGATCACGTCAAATTCTGCCTCTCTCGACGTCTACCTGCAGGAACACCACATCATATGTAACCATAGCAACCAAgtgagctgggagcttcaaaaaaCTAAGATTGAACACTATTGTGAGACAAAATCAGAAATCATTCCAAGTTCCAGTGCAGCAACCACAGCAACCAGTATTGGGATTGGGGCTGGAGCAGCATGTCTCCTGCTGCTGTGA